Proteins encoded by one window of Melanotaenia boesemani isolate fMelBoe1 chromosome 10, fMelBoe1.pri, whole genome shotgun sequence:
- the LOC121647540 gene encoding serine/threonine-protein kinase pim-1-like — MTLPGPVSGEDGRTKSTKRKAIPHHQSPSKRSRLSEVDGPSSISQNEFNKGNKKRKWDEEEEEEPSRAPKKPKGLPGLVLNDDTTSSLNIYSCSNISESCKSEVCCKRKAFSTEEARKKVERAEAQRAEFEAKYKEEGPICSGGFGSVFAGYRKEDNLPVAIKHIPNKKVLYEHTDQDGNELSAEVAVMKRLESATTNSVGKSAPVALLDWYELKQELILVLERPVSAVDLFEYRADHGGTLLEDEAKVIVKQLINAAIYLQENCIFHRDIKLENILIETDSDIPRVRLIDFGMSCIYKENTEFNKFCGTVTHIPPEALAQHTHSAIPTTVWQIGVVLFEILHTKDFLSNRFIHKTLRISETLPEECQDFLKKCLTIDPEKRPTLEDLRSHPWLT; from the exons ATGACCCTCCCCGGTCCAGTGTCTGGAGAGGATGGGAGGACCAAATCAACCAAGAGGAAAGCCATTCCTCATCATCAGAGTCCTTCAAAAAGGTCAAGGCTTTCTGAAGTGGATGGACCATCATCAATCTCTCAAAACGAGTTCAATAAAgggaacaagaaaagaaaatgggatgaagaggaagaagaggaaccaTCAAGAGCACCCAAGAAGCCAAAAGGACTTCCAGGTCTAGTCCTGAATGATGACACAACATCCTCCTTAAATATCT ACTCCTGTAGCAACATTTCAGAAAGTTGCAAATCTGAGGTCTGCTGCAAGAGGAAAGCCTTCAGCACAGAGGAAGCAAGGAAGAAAGTGGAAAGAGCAGAAGCCCAAAGAG CTGAATTTgaggcaaaatataaagaagaggGTCCTATCTGCAGTGGAGGCTTTGGATCAGTGTTTGCAGGCTACCGGAAAGAAGATAATTTACCA GTGGCGATCAAACACATACCAAATAAAAAAGTGTTGTACGAACATACTGACCAGGACGGCAATGAGCTTTCTGCAGAGGTGGCTGTCATGAAAAGGCTGGAATCTGCAACAACCAACTCAGTGGGGAAGTCAGCCCCAGTGGCCCTGCTGGACTGGTATGAATTGAAGCAAGAGCTGATTCTTGTGCTGGAGAGACCAGTTTCTGCCGTGGATCTCTTTGAATACAGGGCAGATCATGGAGGTACACTACTAGAGGATGAGGCAAAG gTTATAGTAAAACAGCTGATTAATGCAGCTATATACCTCCAGGAGAACTGCATTTTCCACAGAGATATCAAACTGGAAAACATTCTCATTGAGACGGATTCAGATATCCCACGAGTTCGTCTTATTGACTTTGGAATGAGCTgcatttacaaagaaaacacagagttCAACAAATTTTGTGGCACAGTGACTCACATCCCTCCAGAGGCCTTAGCCCAGCATACTCACAGCGCCATCCCCACAACAGTGTGGCAGATAGGGGTGGTCTTGTTCGAAATCCTGCACACCAAAGACTTCCTGTCTAACAGGTTCATCCATAAAACACTCAGGATCAGTGAAACGCTTCCCGAAG AATGTCAGGATTTCCTGAAAAAATGCCTTACAATAGATCCAGAGAAACGTCCCACTCTGGAGGATCTACGAAGCCACCCATGGCTCACCTAA
- the LOC121647541 gene encoding serine/threonine-protein kinase pim-1-like, whose protein sequence is MTLPGPVSGEDGRTKSTKRKAIPHHQSPAKRPRLSEVDGPSLMSQNEISKGNKNRSLTLSGPVSGEDGRTKPTKRKAISHNQIPSKRSRFSGVDGQSSISQNEVNKGKKKRKWDEEEEEEPSKAPKKPKGLPGLVLNDDTTSSLNIYSCSNISESCKSEVCCKRKAFSTEEARKKVERAEAQRAEFEAKYKEEGPICSGGFGSVFAGYRKEDNLPVAIKHIPNKKVLYGHTDQDGNELSAEVAVMKRLESATTNSVGKSAPVALLDWYELKQELILVLERPVSAVDLFEYRADHGGTLLEDEAKVIVKQLINAAIYLQENCIFHRDIKLENILIETDSDIPRVRLIDFGMSCIYKENTEFNKFCGTVTHIPPEALAQHTHSAIPTTVWQIGVVLFEILHTKDFLSNRFIHKTLRISETLPEECQDFLKKCLTIDPEKRPTLEDLRSHPWLT, encoded by the exons ATGACCCTCCCCGGTCCAGTGTCTGGAGAGGATGGGAGGACCAAATCAACCAAGAGGAAAGCCATTCCTCATCATCAGAGTCCTGCAAAAAGGCCAAGGCTTTCTGAGGTGGATGGACCATCGCTGATGTCTCAAAACGAAATCAGTAAAGGGAACAAGAATAGATCCTTGACCCTCTCCGGTCCAGTATCTGGAGAGGATGGGAGGACCAAACCAACCAAGAGGAAAGCAATTTCTCATAATCAGATCCCTTCAAAAAGGTCAAGGTTTTCTGGAGTGGATGGACAATCGTCAATCTCTCAAAACGAGGTCAATAaagggaagaagaaaagaaaatgggatgaagaggaagaagaggaaccaTCAAAAGCACCCAAGAAGCCAAAAGGACTTCCAGGTCTAGTCCTGAATGATGACACAACGTCCTCCTTAAATATCT ACTCCTGTAGCAACATTTCAGAAAGTTGCAAATCTGAGGTCTGCTGCAAGAGGAAAGCCTTCAGCACAGAGGAAGCAAGGAAGAAAGTGGAAAGAGCAGAAGCCCAAAGAG CTGAATTTgaggcaaaatataaagaagaggGTCCTATCTGCAGTGGAGGCTTTGGATCAGTGTTTGCAGGCTACCGGAAAGAAGATAATTTACCA GTGGCGATCAAACACATACCAAATAAAAAAGTGTTGTACGGACATACTGACCAGGACGGCAATGAGCTTTCTGCAGAGGTGGCTGTCATGAAAAGGCTGGAATCTGCAACAACCAACTCAGTGGGGAAGTCAGCCCCAGTGGCCCTGCTGGACTGGTATGAATTGAAGCAAGAGCTGATTCTTGTGCTGGAGAGACCAGTTTCTGCCGTGGATCTCTTTGAATACAGGGCAGATCATGGAGGTACACTACTAGAGGATGAGGCAAAG gTTATAGTAAAACAGCTGATTAATGCAGCTATATACCTCCAGGAGAACTGCATTTTCCACAGAGAtataaaactggaaaacattCTCATTGAGACGGATTCAGATATCCCACGAGTTCGTCTTATTGACTTTGGAATGAGCTGCAtctacaaagaaaacacagagttCAACAAATTTTGTGGCACAGTGACTCACATCCCTCCAGAGGCCTTAGCCCAGCATACTCACAGCGCCATCCCCACAACAGTGTGGCAGATAGGGGTGGTCTTGTTCGAAATCCTGCACACCAAAGACTTCCTGTCTAACAGGTTCATCCATAAAACACTCAGGATCAGTGAAACGCTTCCTGAAG AATGTCAGGATTTCCTGAAAAAATGCCTTACAATAGATCCAGAGAAACGTCCCACTCTGGAGGATCTACGAAGCCACCCATGGCTCACCTAA
- the LOC121647785 gene encoding uncharacterized protein LOC121647785 encodes MDTDSFLMSLRRFIARRGKPHEILSDQGTNFRGGSKELHESFSALEPAVKDQLAAQQIRFQFNPPNAPHFGGSWEREVRSVKNALRTTLGAQPVPEEVLRTVLIEVESILNSRPLGYVSSDLADPDPVTPNYLLTGRPDSSLPPVVYPESELIGRKRWRHSQVIADHFWRHYIHHFLPTLQARQKWQTEKDDITAGTVVLIVDQQAPRALWQVGTVTSVIPGADGRVRTAVV; translated from the coding sequence ATGGATACTGACTctttcctcatgtcactcagaCGCTTCATAGCTCGCCGAGGAAAGCCTCATGAGATCCTCTCAGACCAGGGCACCAATTTCCGAGGAGGAAGCAAGGAGCTACACGAATCTTTCAGTGCCCTGGAACCTGCTGTTAAAGATCAGCTCGCGGCTCAACAGATCCGTTTCCAGTTCAACCCCCCCAACGCTCCCCATTTTGGTGGATCCTGGGAAAGAGAAGTGAGATCGGTGAAGAATGCCCTCCGCACCACCTTAGGAGCTCAGCCAGTACCAGAGGAGGTATTGAGAACAGTCCTCATCGAGGTAGAGAGCATTCTCAATTCTAGACCCCTAGGCTATGTCTCCTCCGACCTCGCTGATCCAGACCCAGTCACGCCTAACTACTTGTTGACGGGGCGGCCAGACTCCTCCTTGCCACCAGTGGTCTACCCTGAGTCTGAACTGATTGGTCGAAAGAGGTGGCGTCATTCCCAAGTTATAGCTGACCACTTCTGGAGGCATTACATTCACCACTTCTTGCCCACCTTACAAGCCCGGCAGAAATGGCAGACCGAGAAGGATGACATCACTGCCGGCACGGTAGTGCTTATCGTCGATCAGCAAGCACCGAGAGCTCTCTGGCAAGTAGGGACCGTGACGAGCGTCATACCTGGAGCAGACGGACGTGTGAGGACAGCAGTGGTTTAA
- the LOC121648051 gene encoding high choriolytic enzyme 1-like isoform X1 has product MSCDAPQSVFLSVGWWYMAAMKCILGLVVLVAISVLAEEEIVKVLTTSDRIERVNRDIVRSADEPYIEDDVAYDSEAERNADPCTSSNCMWPKSDDGSVYVPYIISSAFSSREVSIIERGLTSFHDVSCIRFVKHTNQRDYLNIQSLDGCYSYIGRRGNGQDLSLQRTGCVYHDTVQHEVLHALGFHHEQKRSDRDSYIRVVLENVIPGKEHNFQIVNTLNQGTTYDYGSVMHYSKYAFSKNNEPTMVAIPDPNVQFGMATEMSAKDITRLNNLYNC; this is encoded by the exons ATGTCATGTGATGCTCCTCagtctgtgtttctgtctgtaggCTGGTGGTACAT GGCAGCAATGAAGTGCATTCTGGGTCTTGTGGTCCTGGTGGCTATCTCAGTTTTAGCTGAAGAGGAG ATTGTTAAGGTGTTGACTACTTCAGATCGAATTGAGAGAGTCAACAGAGATATTG TCCGCTCTGCTGATGAACCCTACATTGAGGATGATGTTGCATATGACTCTGAAGCTGAGAGAAATGCAGATCCCTGCACATCGTCTAACTGTATGTGGCCCAAGTCTGATGATGGAAGCGTCTACGTGCCTTATATCATTTCCAGTGCATTCT CCTCTCGTGAGGTTTCGATCATTGAGCGAGGTCTGACATCCTTTCATGATGTGTCTTGCATCCGTTTTGTCAAACACACCAACCAGAGAGACTACCTGAATATCCAGTCCCTTGATGG ATGCTATTCCTACATTGGTCGTCGTGGAAATGGACAGGATCTGTCCCTGCAGCGTACTGGCTGTGTTTACCACGATACTGTGCAGCACGAGGTGCTTCACGCTCTGGGTTTCCACCATGAGCAGAAACGCTCTGACCGTGACAGTTACATCCGGGTTGTGCTGGAGAACGTCATTCCTG GGAAGGAACACAACTTCCAGATAGTCAATACACTGAACCAGGGAACCACCTACGACTACGGCTCTGTGATGCATTACAGCAA GTATGCCTTTTCTAAGAACAACGAGCCCACAATGGTGGCCATTCCCGACCCTAACGTGCAGTTTGGCATGGCCACCGAAATGAGCGCAAAGGACATCACCAGGCTTAACAACCTGTACAATTGCTGA
- the LOC121648051 gene encoding high choriolytic enzyme 1-like isoform X2, which translates to MSCDAPQSVFLSVGWWYMAAMKCILGLVVLVAISVLAEEEVLTTSDRIERVNRDIVRSADEPYIEDDVAYDSEAERNADPCTSSNCMWPKSDDGSVYVPYIISSAFSSREVSIIERGLTSFHDVSCIRFVKHTNQRDYLNIQSLDGCYSYIGRRGNGQDLSLQRTGCVYHDTVQHEVLHALGFHHEQKRSDRDSYIRVVLENVIPGKEHNFQIVNTLNQGTTYDYGSVMHYSKYAFSKNNEPTMVAIPDPNVQFGMATEMSAKDITRLNNLYNC; encoded by the exons ATGTCATGTGATGCTCCTCagtctgtgtttctgtctgtaggCTGGTGGTACAT GGCAGCAATGAAGTGCATTCTGGGTCTTGTGGTCCTGGTGGCTATCTCAGTTTTAGCTGAAGAGGAG GTGTTGACTACTTCAGATCGAATTGAGAGAGTCAACAGAGATATTG TCCGCTCTGCTGATGAACCCTACATTGAGGATGATGTTGCATATGACTCTGAAGCTGAGAGAAATGCAGATCCCTGCACATCGTCTAACTGTATGTGGCCCAAGTCTGATGATGGAAGCGTCTACGTGCCTTATATCATTTCCAGTGCATTCT CCTCTCGTGAGGTTTCGATCATTGAGCGAGGTCTGACATCCTTTCATGATGTGTCTTGCATCCGTTTTGTCAAACACACCAACCAGAGAGACTACCTGAATATCCAGTCCCTTGATGG ATGCTATTCCTACATTGGTCGTCGTGGAAATGGACAGGATCTGTCCCTGCAGCGTACTGGCTGTGTTTACCACGATACTGTGCAGCACGAGGTGCTTCACGCTCTGGGTTTCCACCATGAGCAGAAACGCTCTGACCGTGACAGTTACATCCGGGTTGTGCTGGAGAACGTCATTCCTG GGAAGGAACACAACTTCCAGATAGTCAATACACTGAACCAGGGAACCACCTACGACTACGGCTCTGTGATGCATTACAGCAA GTATGCCTTTTCTAAGAACAACGAGCCCACAATGGTGGCCATTCCCGACCCTAACGTGCAGTTTGGCATGGCCACCGAAATGAGCGCAAAGGACATCACCAGGCTTAACAACCTGTACAATTGCTGA